From Medicago truncatula cultivar Jemalong A17 chromosome 7, MtrunA17r5.0-ANR, whole genome shotgun sequence, a single genomic window includes:
- the LOC11433312 gene encoding protein RALF-like 33: MASNFYSQLFLVICATLLMTTMMSSSPTVDAAGGFELGGMEWIHQTKTATCEGSIADCMLQQGEEEFQFDNEINRRILATTKYISYGALQRNTVPCSRRGASYYNCRPGAQANPYSRGCSAITRCRG, from the coding sequence ATGGCATCGAATTTCTACTCTCAACTCTTCCTCGTGATTTGTGCCACCCTTTTGATGACAACGATGATGAGTTCTTCACCAACAGTAGATGCAGCTGGAGGATTCGAACTTGGAGGAATGGAatggattcatcaaacaaaaacaGCCACATGCGAAGGCTCCATCGCTGATTGCATGTTACAACAAGGTGAAGAAGAGTTTCAGTTTGATAATGAAATCAACAGGCGTATCTTAGCAACCACAAAGTACATCAGCTATGGTGCGCTTCAGAGGAACACTGTCCCATGTTCTCGCCGTGGTGCTTCTTACTACAATTGCAGACCCGGTGCTCAGGCTAACCCTTACAGTCGTGGATGCAGTGCTATTACGAGGTGCAggggttaa